In Streptomyces puniciscabiei, a single genomic region encodes these proteins:
- a CDS encoding NAD(P)H-dependent glycerol-3-phosphate dehydrogenase — MSKAVKAAVMGTGSWGTAFGMVLADAGCEVTLWARRPELAEAVNSTRTNPDYLPGVELPENLRATSDPAQALRDADFTVLAVPSQTLRANLAEWTPLLAPHTVLVSLMKGVELGSAMRMSEVIDDVAKVGADRIAVVTGPNLAREIAARMPAAAVVACADATVAQRLQAACHTPYFRPYTETDVVGCELGGAVKNVIGLAVGIADGMGLGDNAKGSLITRGLAETARLGVVLGADPLTFSGLAGLGDLVATCSSPLSRNHTFGTNLGKGMTLQETIAVTKQTAEGVKSCESVLDLARRHGVDMPITETVVAIVHEGKSPVVAVKELMSRSAKPERR, encoded by the coding sequence GTGAGCAAGGCGGTCAAGGCGGCGGTCATGGGCACCGGCTCGTGGGGCACCGCCTTCGGTATGGTCCTCGCCGACGCGGGCTGCGAAGTGACCCTGTGGGCGCGCCGTCCCGAGCTGGCCGAGGCGGTCAACTCCACCCGGACCAACCCCGACTACCTGCCCGGTGTCGAGCTGCCGGAGAACCTGAGAGCGACCTCGGACCCGGCCCAGGCGCTGCGCGACGCGGACTTCACCGTCCTCGCCGTCCCCTCCCAGACCCTGCGCGCCAACCTCGCCGAGTGGACCCCGCTGCTCGCCCCGCACACCGTGCTCGTCTCCCTGATGAAGGGCGTCGAACTCGGCTCGGCCATGCGGATGAGCGAGGTCATCGACGACGTCGCCAAGGTCGGCGCCGACCGCATCGCCGTGGTCACCGGGCCCAACCTGGCCCGTGAGATCGCCGCCCGCATGCCGGCCGCCGCCGTCGTCGCCTGCGCCGACGCGACCGTCGCCCAGCGCCTCCAGGCCGCCTGCCACACGCCGTACTTCCGGCCGTACACGGAAACCGACGTGGTGGGCTGCGAGCTGGGCGGCGCCGTGAAGAACGTCATCGGGCTCGCCGTCGGCATCGCGGACGGCATGGGGCTCGGCGACAACGCCAAGGGCTCCCTCATCACCCGGGGTCTGGCCGAGACCGCGCGGCTGGGTGTGGTGCTCGGCGCCGACCCGCTGACCTTCTCCGGACTCGCCGGGCTCGGCGACCTGGTGGCGACCTGCTCCTCGCCGCTGTCCCGCAACCACACCTTCGGCACCAACCTCGGCAAGGGCATGACCCTGCAGGAGACCATCGCGGTCACCAAACAGACCGCCGAGGGCGTCAAGTCCTGTGAGTCCGTGCTGGATCTGGCCCGCCGGCACGGAGTCGACATGCCCATCACCGAGACGGTCGTCGCCATCGTCCACGAGGGCAAGTCCCCGGTGGTCGCCGTCAAGGAGCTGATGTCGCGCAGCGCGAAGCCGGAACGACGCTGA
- a CDS encoding D-alanine--D-alanine ligase family protein, producing MSTENLPQSPEQPPRKPRVAVVFGGRSSEHGISVVTAGAVLKAIDRTKYDVLPIGITRDGRWALTADEPERMAIADRRLPAVEELAESHEGGVVLPVDPASREVVYSEPGSVPKALGEVDVVFPVLHGPYGEDGTLQGLLELSGVPYVGAGVLASAVGQDKEYMKRIFTSYGLKVGPYVVIRPREWEQDESAARKKIVDFAGEHGWPLFVKPARAGSSIGITKVDDLSGLDEAIATAQAHDPKILIEAAVRGREIECGVLEFEDGPRASVPAEIPPPDAHAYYDFEAKYIDSTPGIVPAPLTEEQTAEVRRLAVEAFEAVSCEGLVRADFFLTEDGEFVINEINTLPGFTPISMYPQMWQASGVSYPELIDRLVQAALRRSTGLR from the coding sequence ATGAGCACCGAGAACCTCCCCCAGAGCCCTGAGCAGCCGCCCCGCAAGCCGCGCGTGGCCGTCGTGTTCGGCGGGCGCAGCTCCGAACACGGGATCTCCGTGGTCACCGCGGGCGCCGTCCTCAAGGCCATCGACCGGACCAAGTACGACGTCCTGCCGATCGGCATCACCCGGGACGGCCGCTGGGCGCTGACGGCCGACGAGCCGGAGCGGATGGCCATCGCCGACCGCCGTCTGCCCGCCGTCGAGGAGCTGGCGGAGTCGCACGAGGGCGGCGTGGTGCTCCCCGTCGACCCCGCGAGCCGCGAGGTCGTCTACAGCGAGCCCGGCTCGGTGCCCAAGGCGCTCGGCGAGGTCGACGTGGTCTTCCCCGTGCTGCACGGCCCGTACGGCGAGGACGGCACCCTGCAGGGCCTCCTGGAGCTGTCCGGGGTGCCGTACGTGGGCGCCGGCGTGCTCGCCTCGGCCGTCGGCCAGGACAAGGAGTACATGAAGCGGATCTTCACCTCCTACGGGCTCAAGGTCGGCCCGTACGTGGTGATCCGGCCCCGCGAGTGGGAGCAGGACGAGTCCGCCGCCCGCAAGAAGATCGTCGACTTCGCCGGCGAGCACGGCTGGCCGCTGTTCGTGAAGCCCGCGCGCGCGGGTTCCTCCATCGGCATCACCAAGGTCGACGACCTCTCCGGCCTGGACGAGGCGATCGCCACCGCGCAGGCCCACGACCCGAAGATCCTGATCGAGGCCGCCGTACGCGGCCGTGAGATCGAGTGCGGCGTCCTGGAGTTCGAGGACGGCCCGCGCGCCTCCGTGCCGGCCGAGATCCCGCCGCCGGACGCGCACGCGTACTACGACTTCGAGGCCAAGTACATCGACTCCACGCCCGGCATCGTCCCGGCGCCGCTCACCGAGGAGCAGACCGCCGAGGTGCGGCGGCTCGCGGTCGAGGCGTTCGAGGCGGTCTCCTGCGAGGGCCTGGTCCGCGCGGACTTCTTCCTCACCGAGGACGGCGAGTTCGTGATCAACGAGATCAACACCCTGCCCGGCTTCACCCCGATCTCGATGTACCCGCAGATGTGGCAGGCCAGCGGCGTCAGCTACCCGGAGCTGATCGACCGCCTGGTGCAGGCGGCGCTGCGCCGCTCGACCGGGCTTCGCTGA
- a CDS encoding thiamine-phosphate kinase, with product MKGTVGELGEFGLIRELTSRLTTTPAVRIGPGDDAAVVAAPDRRVVASTDILLEGRHFRRDWSTAYDVGRKAAAQNLADIAAMGAVPTALLLGLVVPAELPVTWPSELMDGLRDECQVAGASVVGGDVVRGDTIMVSITALGDLRNQEPVTRAGAQPGDLVAVTGWLGWSAAGYAVLSRGFRSPRAFVEAHRRPEPPYHAGPAAAALGATAMCDVSDGLIADLGHIAEASKVRIDIRSGAIDIPTQMNDIGQAVGVDPLQWVLTGGEDHAIVATFPPDTKLPARWKVIGEVLNPSALPQVTVDGAPWTSKGGWDHFGDIES from the coding sequence ATGAAGGGCACTGTTGGTGAGCTCGGGGAGTTCGGGCTCATCAGGGAGCTCACCTCCCGTCTCACCACCACCCCGGCGGTCCGGATCGGCCCCGGCGACGACGCCGCGGTGGTCGCCGCGCCCGACCGGCGGGTGGTGGCGAGCACCGACATCCTGCTGGAGGGGCGGCACTTCCGCCGCGACTGGTCCACGGCCTACGACGTCGGCCGCAAGGCGGCGGCGCAGAACCTCGCCGACATCGCCGCGATGGGCGCCGTACCGACCGCCCTGCTGCTCGGCCTGGTCGTCCCGGCCGAACTCCCGGTGACCTGGCCCAGCGAGCTGATGGACGGCCTGCGCGACGAGTGCCAGGTCGCGGGCGCCTCCGTGGTCGGCGGTGACGTCGTACGCGGCGACACGATCATGGTGTCGATCACCGCGCTCGGCGATCTGCGCAACCAGGAGCCCGTCACGCGCGCCGGCGCCCAGCCCGGCGACCTGGTGGCCGTCACGGGCTGGCTGGGCTGGTCCGCGGCCGGTTACGCCGTCCTCTCCCGCGGTTTCCGCTCCCCGCGCGCCTTCGTGGAGGCCCACCGCCGCCCGGAGCCGCCGTACCACGCGGGCCCGGCCGCCGCCGCGCTCGGCGCGACCGCAATGTGCGACGTGAGCGACGGGCTGATCGCCGACCTCGGGCACATCGCCGAGGCCAGCAAGGTCCGCATCGACATCCGCTCCGGCGCGATCGACATCCCGACCCAGATGAACGACATCGGGCAGGCCGTCGGCGTCGACCCGCTGCAGTGGGTGCTGACCGGGGGAGAGGACCACGCGATCGTCGCGACCTTCCCGCCGGACACCAAGCTGCCGGCCCGCTGGAAGGTCATCGGCGAGGTCCTCAACCCCTCCGCGCTGCCCCAGGTGACCGTCGACGGGGCGCCCTGGACCAGCAAGGGCGGCTGGGACCACTTCGGGGACATCGAGTCGTGA
- the rpmB gene encoding 50S ribosomal protein L28, producing the protein MAANCDVCGKGPGFGNNISFSHRRTSRRWNPNIQRVRTVVGGTPKRVNACTSCIKAGKVSR; encoded by the coding sequence GTGGCTGCCAACTGCGACGTCTGCGGCAAGGGGCCGGGCTTCGGCAACAACATCTCGTTTTCGCACCGCCGTACGTCCCGCCGCTGGAACCCGAACATCCAGCGTGTGCGTACCGTGGTCGGCGGGACGCCGAAGCGCGTGAACGCTTGCACCTCGTGCATCAAGGCCGGCAAGGTCTCGCGCTGA
- a CDS encoding tetratricopeptide repeat protein, whose protein sequence is MSEITDFDALRRAMAENSEQPEGPARNARAEQLLAAAEGLGIPPAVIEALGHQLKVYNYSSEKDKMFVPFARLLRMWDERPEDFDAYEAHSLHWVFKWMSAGMLDQPHVPLASIEKWLGEMAHRYRLAGYSERAVRGAEFSVAAHVGDLARAQRAYAAWLAADRDEMADCHACELHGQGFWQAELGRDEEALELWRPVLEGEFACAHEPHTVLASSLAPLLRLGRLDEARAHHLRGFRLVRPMESMRSAYADHVEFCALTGNEARALELLAERPAYFTDTGHPRSRLEFMAVVTLLMDRLNGLGLGGQRVPGPAGRTWTAGELAAHAREETLELAERFDRRNGTSHVGDRARARMDQRPLVERLPLGVRTVRPAPVPVAAPPPPQAHGEPGLAALLAEARRLSETLQPHALEAWAAVARAARGAELGPRDRAELADHEAMSRGPAGIELFEQAAALYAEAGDPGEALAARARGAYVRALTGEVDPALATVTGLYDEALALYAEEATGVRQTASVLISRARILMRCVHAGAPVLRDPAPGTPDPGFPAPPAPAVPDAGDSAAEALVTDTTATDGRAPSGRVPDAPVTDATASDGPGCEGLLPGGAVSGEAAAPRPGVEDGVPGGEVPEPAADVLARAEQAVREVLALVDGRAGDDVRLAARAAEARAMLAELAELRGDAGRAAELFRRAADAYVSAGLPWFAVEYEVRVAALAHQAGDAAGAERALRAALEHGGPYVEPVGRAQLHLQLAEVLGARGEVAEAAEHALEAAHWADEAGESGTLGAWARQQLGGCLLRQGRYAEAAEVLESALADLSDETHGDGAVVQARWWLGDCLSELGDHRAAAEHRLRAAETARHWPEQQDHATLAHLAAESLSKAGLLQEADRAYVRAGELWRGLGNHAFLVRSLRARGWLALRGDGGAQGARELMTEAVRACERARGDAADPVSREQLTEELAHTHRQFGDLLARAAIEQDGDDEEDEERAQGEDGVIQDLFEAALVQMDRAAALFGALGADGLHDRTGAELAAGRLEAGLGRPAEAAARARAVLTAYEGAGDEDETVRARRAEANGMLGPGQ, encoded by the coding sequence ATGAGTGAGATCACGGACTTCGACGCGCTGCGCCGGGCGATGGCGGAGAACTCCGAGCAGCCCGAGGGCCCGGCCCGCAACGCGCGCGCGGAGCAGCTGCTGGCCGCGGCCGAGGGCCTCGGCATCCCGCCGGCCGTCATCGAGGCGCTCGGGCACCAGCTGAAGGTCTACAACTACAGCTCCGAGAAGGACAAGATGTTCGTCCCCTTCGCGCGGCTGCTGCGCATGTGGGACGAACGGCCCGAGGACTTCGACGCGTACGAGGCGCACTCGCTGCACTGGGTCTTCAAGTGGATGTCGGCGGGCATGCTGGACCAGCCGCACGTCCCGCTCGCCTCGATCGAGAAGTGGCTCGGCGAGATGGCGCACCGCTACCGGCTCGCCGGGTACTCCGAACGCGCCGTGCGCGGCGCCGAGTTCAGCGTGGCCGCGCACGTGGGGGACCTGGCGCGCGCGCAGCGGGCCTACGCGGCGTGGCTCGCCGCGGACCGTGACGAGATGGCCGACTGTCACGCCTGCGAGCTGCACGGGCAGGGCTTCTGGCAGGCCGAGCTCGGGCGGGACGAGGAAGCGCTGGAGTTGTGGCGGCCGGTGCTGGAGGGCGAGTTCGCCTGCGCGCACGAACCGCACACCGTGCTGGCCTCCTCGCTCGCCCCGCTGCTGCGCCTGGGCCGCTTGGACGAGGCCCGCGCGCACCACCTGCGGGGCTTCCGCCTCGTCCGCCCGATGGAGTCGATGCGCAGCGCGTACGCGGACCATGTGGAGTTCTGCGCGCTGACCGGGAACGAGGCACGCGCTCTGGAACTGCTCGCCGAACGGCCCGCGTACTTCACGGACACCGGGCACCCGCGCAGCCGGCTGGAGTTCATGGCCGTGGTGACGCTGCTGATGGACCGGCTGAACGGGCTGGGCCTCGGCGGGCAGCGGGTGCCGGGGCCGGCCGGGCGGACCTGGACGGCGGGCGAACTCGCCGCCCACGCGCGCGAGGAGACGCTGGAACTGGCCGAGCGGTTCGACCGGCGCAACGGCACGTCGCACGTCGGCGACCGGGCACGCGCGCGTATGGACCAGCGGCCGCTGGTGGAGCGCCTGCCGCTGGGCGTGCGGACGGTGCGCCCGGCGCCCGTCCCGGTCGCCGCGCCCCCGCCGCCCCAGGCGCACGGCGAGCCCGGCCTGGCGGCCCTGCTCGCCGAGGCCCGGCGGTTGTCGGAGACCCTGCAGCCGCACGCCTTGGAGGCGTGGGCCGCCGTCGCGCGGGCCGCGCGCGGTGCGGAGCTGGGGCCGCGTGACCGCGCGGAGCTCGCCGACCACGAGGCGATGAGCCGCGGCCCCGCGGGCATCGAGCTGTTCGAGCAGGCGGCGGCCCTGTACGCGGAGGCGGGCGACCCCGGCGAGGCCCTGGCGGCACGCGCGCGTGGAGCGTACGTCCGCGCGCTGACGGGCGAGGTGGACCCGGCGCTGGCGACGGTCACCGGCCTGTACGACGAGGCGCTCGCCCTGTACGCCGAGGAGGCCACCGGCGTACGCCAGACGGCGTCGGTGCTGATCAGCCGGGCCCGGATCCTGATGCGGTGCGTGCACGCGGGGGCGCCCGTCCTGCGGGACCCGGCACCGGGCACACCGGACCCGGGCTTTCCCGCGCCCCCGGCACCGGCCGTGCCGGACGCGGGTGATTCCGCTGCCGAAGCCCTGGTGACGGACACAACGGCCACGGACGGTCGCGCACCCTCGGGCCGCGTGCCGGACGCCCCGGTCACCGACGCGACGGCCTCGGACGGACCGGGGTGCGAGGGCCTGTTGCCAGGCGGTGCGGTCTCCGGCGAGGCAGCCGCCCCGAGGCCGGGGGTCGAGGACGGCGTGCCAGGCGGGGAGGTGCCGGAGCCGGCTGCGGATGTGCTCGCGCGGGCCGAGCAGGCCGTGCGGGAGGTGCTGGCGCTGGTCGACGGGCGGGCCGGGGACGATGTGCGGCTGGCCGCCCGGGCCGCGGAGGCGCGGGCGATGCTCGCCGAGCTGGCGGAGCTGCGCGGGGACGCCGGACGGGCCGCGGAGCTGTTCCGGCGGGCGGCCGACGCTTATGTGAGCGCCGGGCTGCCCTGGTTCGCCGTGGAGTACGAGGTGCGGGTCGCCGCGCTGGCCCATCAGGCGGGCGACGCGGCCGGGGCCGAGCGGGCGCTGCGGGCCGCGCTGGAGCACGGCGGGCCGTACGTGGAGCCGGTCGGGCGGGCCCAGCTGCATCTGCAGCTCGCCGAGGTCCTCGGCGCCCGGGGTGAGGTGGCCGAGGCCGCCGAGCACGCGCTGGAGGCCGCGCACTGGGCCGACGAGGCGGGCGAGAGCGGCACGCTGGGCGCCTGGGCGCGGCAGCAGCTGGGCGGGTGCCTGCTGCGGCAGGGCCGGTACGCCGAGGCCGCCGAGGTGCTGGAGTCGGCGCTGGCCGACCTGTCCGACGAGACGCACGGGGACGGGGCCGTCGTACAGGCGCGGTGGTGGCTCGGCGACTGCCTGAGCGAGCTGGGCGACCACCGCGCGGCCGCCGAGCACAGGCTGCGGGCGGCCGAGACCGCCCGGCACTGGCCCGAGCAGCAGGACCACGCCACGCTCGCCCACCTCGCCGCCGAGTCACTGAGCAAGGCCGGTCTGCTGCAGGAGGCGGACCGGGCTTACGTCCGGGCCGGTGAGCTCTGGCGCGGACTGGGCAACCACGCCTTCCTCGTGCGCTCGCTGCGCGCCCGCGGCTGGCTGGCGCTGCGCGGGGACGGCGGGGCGCAGGGCGCACGGGAGCTGATGACGGAGGCGGTGCGCGCGTGCGAGCGGGCGCGGGGGGACGCGGCCGACCCGGTGTCCCGGGAACAGCTCACGGAGGAACTCGCCCACACCCACCGCCAGTTCGGCGATCTGCTGGCCCGCGCGGCGATCGAGCAGGACGGGGATGACGAGGAGGACGAGGAGCGGGCGCAGGGCGAAGACGGCGTGATCCAGGACCTGTTCGAGGCGGCGCTGGTCCAGATGGACCGGGCGGCCGCGCTGTTCGGCGCGCTGGGCGCGGACGGGCTGCACGACCGTACCGGTGCCGAACTGGCCGCCGGGCGGCTGGAGGCCGGCCTCGGCCGGCCCGCCGAGGCGGCGGCACGTGCGCGTGCCGTGCTCACGGCCTACGAAGGTGCCGGCGACGAGGACGAGACCGTGCGGGCGCGGCGGGCGGAGGCCAACGGGATGCTCGGGCCCGGACAGTGA
- a CDS encoding DAK2 domain-containing protein, translating to MAQVPQTLLDALAVRTWCGLALGALGRAREEIDAINVYPVADGDTGTNLYLTLESAATAVEAVFAGYETGAGEPSLADTVHAMAHGALIGARGNSGTILAQLLRGMAQVLAEGGAASHGDGAALRLALRRAADSARQAVAHPVEGTVLTVASAAAEAAEAAEGDCGTVARAAYEGARTALAATPGQLPVLGRAGVVDAGGRGLVAVLGALVEAFTGEAVREAPGARESRAAAGEGEQGPEAVSGGHACVAATDAGLCAGGAEDGGPAYEVIYLLEAGDAAVARLRERLDALGESLVVVGGDGLWNVHVHVDDAGAAVEAGVEAGRPYRIRITHFGLGDVHTGGERPPRERAQRAVVAVVPGEGLAGLYTEAGATTVLARPGEPPASGELVQAVRRAHAREVVLLPNDAELRHTAAAAAEQARTEGIRVALIPTRSAVQGIAALAVHEPGRRFDEDVVQMTAAAGATRYAEVVVAERQSWTTAGICQAGDVLGLIDGDVAVIGEEVTATAATVLDRMLQAGGELVTLVVGDEAPEAVAEHLQGRVRESYLAVDTVVYRGGRQGTLLLIGVE from the coding sequence GTGGCGCAGGTGCCGCAGACGTTGCTCGATGCTCTCGCGGTGCGCACCTGGTGCGGTCTGGCGCTCGGAGCGCTCGGACGCGCGCGCGAGGAGATCGACGCGATCAACGTCTATCCGGTGGCCGACGGCGACACCGGGACGAACCTCTACCTCACCCTGGAATCGGCGGCCACGGCCGTGGAGGCGGTGTTCGCCGGGTACGAGACGGGTGCCGGGGAGCCCTCCCTGGCGGACACCGTGCACGCGATGGCCCACGGGGCGCTCATCGGGGCCCGCGGCAACTCCGGGACGATCCTGGCGCAGCTGCTGCGCGGCATGGCGCAGGTGCTCGCGGAGGGCGGCGCGGCGTCCCACGGCGACGGCGCGGCGCTGCGGCTGGCGCTGCGGCGGGCCGCCGACTCCGCCCGGCAGGCCGTGGCCCACCCCGTCGAGGGCACCGTGCTGACCGTCGCCTCGGCCGCCGCCGAGGCCGCCGAGGCGGCCGAGGGCGACTGCGGCACGGTCGCGCGCGCCGCCTACGAGGGCGCCCGGACGGCCCTGGCGGCCACTCCGGGACAGCTGCCCGTACTCGGCCGGGCCGGGGTGGTCGACGCGGGCGGCCGCGGGCTCGTGGCGGTGCTGGGGGCGCTGGTGGAGGCGTTCACGGGTGAGGCGGTGCGGGAGGCTCCGGGAGCACGGGAGAGCCGTGCGGCGGCGGGGGAGGGCGAGCAGGGCCCCGAGGCGGTTTCCGGGGGGCACGCGTGCGTGGCCGCCACGGACGCCGGACTGTGCGCCGGGGGCGCCGAGGACGGTGGGCCCGCCTACGAGGTGATCTATCTCCTGGAGGCCGGCGACGCGGCCGTGGCCCGGCTGCGGGAGCGCCTCGACGCGCTCGGCGAGTCCCTGGTCGTGGTCGGCGGCGACGGGCTGTGGAACGTCCATGTGCACGTCGACGACGCGGGCGCCGCCGTGGAGGCGGGCGTGGAGGCCGGGCGGCCGTACCGGATCCGGATCACCCACTTCGGGCTCGGGGACGTGCACACCGGCGGCGAGCGGCCCCCGCGCGAGCGCGCCCAGCGGGCCGTCGTCGCCGTCGTACCGGGCGAGGGCCTGGCCGGGCTGTACACCGAAGCGGGCGCCACGACCGTCCTCGCGCGCCCGGGGGAGCCGCCCGCCAGCGGGGAACTGGTGCAGGCCGTACGGCGGGCCCACGCGCGCGAGGTGGTCCTGCTGCCCAACGACGCCGAGCTGCGCCACACGGCCGCTGCGGCCGCCGAGCAGGCCCGCACCGAGGGCATCCGGGTGGCCCTGATCCCGACCCGGTCGGCGGTCCAGGGCATCGCCGCGCTCGCCGTGCACGAGCCGGGGCGCCGGTTCGACGAGGACGTCGTCCAGATGACGGCGGCGGCAGGCGCCACCCGGTACGCCGAGGTCGTCGTCGCCGAACGCCAGTCGTGGACGACGGCCGGCATCTGCCAGGCCGGTGACGTCCTCGGGCTGATCGACGGCGACGTGGCGGTGATCGGCGAGGAGGTGACCGCCACCGCCGCGACCGTCCTGGACCGCATGCTCCAGGCCGGCGGCGAGCTGGTCACCCTCGTCGTCGGCGACGAGGCCCCCGAGGCCGTCGCCGAGCACCTTCAGGGCCGCGTACGGGAGTCCTACCTCGCCGTGGACACGGTCGTGTACCGGGGCGGCCGGCAGGGGACCCTGCTGCTCATCGGCGTGGAGTGA
- a CDS encoding Lrp/AsnC family transcriptional regulator: MVQAYILIQTEVGKASTVAETISKIPGVIQAEDVTGPYDVIVRAQADTVDDLGRMVVAKVQQVDGITRTLTCPVVHL, encoded by the coding sequence GTGGTACAGGCGTACATCCTGATCCAGACGGAGGTCGGCAAGGCGTCGACCGTCGCCGAGACGATCAGCAAGATCCCTGGAGTGATCCAGGCCGAGGACGTGACGGGACCGTACGACGTCATCGTGCGCGCTCAGGCCGACACGGTCGACGACCTCGGTCGCATGGTGGTCGCCAAGGTCCAGCAAGTGGACGGCATCACCCGCACCCTGACCTGTCCGGTCGTGCATCTGTAG
- a CDS encoding DUF3515 domain-containing protein, with amino-acid sequence MNIFRHRPLGLLAPALLMAVAGCSSADDSATVAVPSPDAKTAPVCRELHRALPRKLDGRSRNDPEPRSAYTAGWGNPAIILRCGVVRPPKMIDPKVAEGGDPDAIAGGVNGVDWLMEKQGDGTWRFTTAGRVAYVQIGLPKGMSAQEEGTAVLTDLAPAVKKAIPKGIASMRG; translated from the coding sequence GTGAACATCTTCCGTCACCGGCCCCTCGGCCTGCTCGCGCCCGCGCTGCTGATGGCGGTCGCGGGCTGCTCCTCGGCAGACGACAGCGCCACCGTGGCGGTTCCCAGCCCCGACGCGAAGACGGCGCCGGTGTGCCGGGAACTGCACCGGGCGCTGCCGCGCAAGCTCGACGGACGAAGCCGCAACGACCCCGAGCCCCGGTCCGCCTACACGGCGGGCTGGGGAAACCCGGCGATCATACTGCGCTGCGGTGTCGTACGGCCGCCGAAGATGATCGACCCGAAGGTGGCCGAGGGCGGTGACCCCGACGCCATCGCGGGCGGGGTGAACGGCGTCGACTGGCTGATGGAGAAGCAGGGCGATGGCACCTGGCGCTTCACCACCGCGGGTCGCGTGGCCTATGTGCAGATCGGCCTGCCCAAGGGGATGTCCGCGCAGGAGGAGGGCACGGCGGTCCTCACGGACCTCGCCCCGGCCGTGAAGAAGGCGATCCCCAAGGGGATCGCCTCCATGCGCGGGTGA
- the thiD gene encoding bifunctional hydroxymethylpyrimidine kinase/phosphomethylpyrimidine kinase produces the protein MIPRVLTVAGSDSGGGAGIQADLKTMLALGVHGMSVITAVTAQNSLGVQGAWELPVQAVRAQYRSVVDDIGVQAVKTGMLASAELVEAVAELISGTDAPAVVDPVGVSKHGDPLLAASALDSVRTKLLPAATVATPNLDEVAQLTGVRVESEDDLRRAAAAVLAYGPRWVLIKGGHLAGDALDLLTDGSAEHWLRAPRHDNRHTHGTGCTLASAIAAGLAKGLSVPEAVTQAKEYVTGAIAGGFALGAGIGPVDHGWRFRG, from the coding sequence GTGATCCCGCGCGTACTGACGGTGGCCGGCTCCGACTCCGGGGGCGGCGCCGGCATCCAGGCCGACCTGAAGACGATGCTGGCGCTCGGCGTGCACGGGATGAGCGTGATCACGGCGGTGACCGCGCAGAACTCGCTGGGCGTCCAGGGCGCCTGGGAGCTGCCCGTTCAGGCTGTGCGGGCCCAGTACCGCAGCGTCGTGGACGACATCGGCGTCCAGGCCGTGAAGACCGGCATGCTGGCCTCGGCGGAACTGGTCGAGGCGGTCGCCGAGTTGATCTCCGGCACGGACGCACCGGCCGTGGTGGACCCGGTGGGCGTCTCCAAGCACGGTGATCCGCTGCTGGCCGCCTCCGCGCTGGACTCCGTACGGACCAAGCTGCTCCCGGCGGCCACCGTGGCGACCCCGAACCTCGACGAGGTGGCGCAACTCACCGGGGTGCGGGTCGAGTCGGAGGACGATCTGCGGCGGGCGGCCGCGGCCGTGCTGGCGTACGGGCCGCGGTGGGTGCTGATCAAGGGCGGGCACCTTGCCGGGGACGCGCTCGATCTGCTGACCGACGGTTCGGCGGAACACTGGCTGCGGGCGCCGCGCCACGACAACCGGCACACGCACGGCACGGGCTGCACACTGGCCTCCGCGATCGCCGCGGGGCTGGCGAAGGGCCTGAGCGTGCCGGAGGCGGTCACGCAGGCCAAGGAGTACGTCACGGGCGCGATCGCCGGAGGATTCGCGCTGGGGGCGGGGATCGGGCCGGTGGATCACGGGTGGCGGTTCCGGGGCTGA
- a CDS encoding lysophospholipid acyltransferase family protein, whose product MPRRRIGFWYRFAAVICKPPLVVLIKRDWRGMEHIPAEGGFITVVNHNSHVDPFAYAHYQYNTGRVPRFLAKSGLFKKGFVGAAMRGTGQIPVYRESTDALSAFRAAIDAVERGECVAFYPEGTLTRDPNGWPMTGKTGAARVALQTKCPVIPIAQWGANELLPPYAKKPNLFPRKTHHVLAGPPVDLSRFYDKEMTPDLLKEATEVIMAAITRGLEEIRGEKAPETPYDPRRERIEQRRRTQAQTQSAQTHSKEPEGQGK is encoded by the coding sequence GTGCCCCGCCGCAGAATCGGCTTCTGGTACCGCTTCGCCGCGGTGATCTGCAAACCGCCGCTGGTGGTTCTGATCAAGCGGGACTGGCGTGGAATGGAGCACATTCCGGCCGAGGGCGGATTTATCACCGTGGTGAACCACAATTCCCACGTGGACCCCTTCGCGTACGCGCACTATCAGTACAACACCGGACGGGTTCCGCGATTCCTGGCGAAGAGCGGGCTTTTCAAGAAGGGATTCGTCGGCGCCGCCATGCGCGGCACCGGGCAGATCCCCGTCTACCGCGAGTCCACGGACGCGCTCAGCGCCTTCCGGGCCGCGATCGACGCCGTGGAGCGCGGCGAGTGCGTCGCCTTCTACCCCGAGGGCACCCTCACCCGCGACCCGAACGGCTGGCCCATGACCGGCAAGACCGGTGCCGCCCGCGTCGCCCTGCAGACCAAGTGCCCGGTCATCCCGATCGCCCAGTGGGGCGCCAACGAACTGCTGCCGCCGTACGCCAAGAAGCCGAACCTCTTCCCGCGCAAGACGCATCACGTGCTCGCGGGCCCGCCGGTGGACCTCTCGCGCTTCTACGACAAGGAGATGACCCCGGACCTGCTCAAGGAGGCCACCGAGGTCATCATGGCGGCCATCACCCGCGGGCTGGAGGAGATCCGCGGCGAGAAGGCGCCCGAGACGCCCTACGACCCGCGCCGCGAGCGGATCGAACAGCGGCGCCGCACCCAGGCCCAGACGCAGAGCGCCCAGACGCACAGCAAGGAACCGGAGGGGCAGGGCAAGTGA